A DNA window from Polyodon spathula isolate WHYD16114869_AA chromosome 18, ASM1765450v1, whole genome shotgun sequence contains the following coding sequences:
- the LOC121330799 gene encoding pre-mRNA-splicing factor 38B-like isoform X2 yields the protein MITLKAFGILNCSILSQIRESLKWVLEILCVCLMYERERGILVPDPSLITCFLLEGTHSLLRTSWTGLMLSLMMRRYVAKDLPCAAGELGIVSQHCWFVCELDVKAGGGCVMNVGEMLRSFLTKLEWFSTLFPRIPVPVQKMIDQQMKNRPRKNLKKDDKEEAEEQEKHAERRRSRSPKRSDSPRRSPKRSRSHSRHRDGHGSTSFDRELERERDRQRKEREGKDKDRDRVDKERHRSRSPERAVERRRSRSKEKHRSLSKSRDKKNDRKEREKENEKSKKKERGYDKERGSERDREKERKPKDEKEEKRHRDDRKVKRHSRSQSRERKRRSHSKNDGSKRSRSKSKERSNKHKSEKSNKRSRSGSKERSNKYKTEKSNKRSRSGSKGRTDGDEKSKKRNRSHSKERSHKRSKSTERPHRKEHSDGKDHSSKHERRRSQSTERAERL from the exons ATGATCACCCTAAAAGCATTTGGAATATTAAATTGCAGTATATTGTCTCAGATAAGGGAATCCTTAAAATGGGTGCTAGAAATACTGTGTGTCTGTTTAatgtatgagagagagagggggatatTGGTTCCTGATCCAAGCTTAATTACATGCTTCCTTCTTGAAGGTACACACAGCCTCCTCCGGACCTCCTGGACTGGTTTGATGCTTTCCTTGATGATGAGGAGGTATGTCGCCAAGG ATCTCCCTTGTGCAGCAGGTGAATTGGGAATTGTATCTCAACACTgctggtttgtgtgt GAGCTTGATGTAAAGGCTGGTGGAGGCTGTGTTATGAATGTTGGAGAAATGCTACGCTCTTTCCTCACAAAACTTGAGTGGTTTTCAACACTCTTTCCAAGAATTCCAGTACCAGTTCAGAAGATGATTGACcagcaaatgaaaaacagaccAAGAAAAAATTTGAAAAAGGATGATAAAGAGGAAGCAGAAGAGCAGGAAAAACATGCAGAACGCAGACGATCAAG aTCTCCAAAAAGATCTGATAGTCCTCGAAGATCTCCAAAACGATCCAGAAGTCATAGTCGTCATAGAGATGGACATGGATCAACCAGCTTTGATCGGGAACTGGAGAGAGAAAGGGACCGGCAGAGAAAAGAACGTGAGGGAAAAGACAAAGATAGAGACAGGGTGGACAAGGAACGCCACCGCTCTCGAAGCCCAGAGCGAGCAGTGGAACGCAGACGCAGCCGGAGTAAGGAGAAGCACAGAAGCCTTAGCAAGAGCCGGGACAAAAAGAATGACCGGAAAGAAAGGGAAAAGGAGAATGAGAAGAGCAAGAAGAAAGAGCGGGGTTATGATAAAGAACGTGGAAGtgagagggacagagagaaagaaagaaaacctaaAGATGAAAAGGAAGAAAAGAGGCATAGAGATGACCGTAAAGTTAAAAGGCATAGTAGAAGCCAAAGTAGAGAGCGAAAACGCAGAAGCCACAGTAAAAATGATGGCAGCAAGCGAAGCAGGAGTAAAAGCAAAGAGAGGTCTAATAAACACAAATCTGAAAAGTCAAACAAGCGCAGCAGGAGTGGAAGCAAAGAGAGgtctaataaatacaaaactgaaaaatcaaacAAACGCAGCAGGAGTGGAAGCAAGGGAAGAACAGACGGTGATGAAAAGTCAAAGAAAAGAAACCGCAGTCATAGCAAAGAGAGATCGCACAAGCGCAGCAAAAGCACAGAGCGACCTCATAGGAAGGAGCACAGTGACGGCAAGGACCATTCAAGCAAACATGAACGTAGGAGAAGCCAAAGCACAGAGCGAGCGGAACGGCTTTGA
- the LOC121330799 gene encoding pre-mRNA-splicing factor 38B-like isoform X1, with protein sequence MANNTVVAGNQQQQTVSKPAASGKHGNVLPLWGNEKTMNLNPMILTNVLSSPYFKVQLYELKTYHEVVDEIYFKVTHVEPWEKGSRKTAGQTGMCGGVRGVGTGGIVSTAFCLLYKLFTLKLTRKQVMGLITHTDSPYIRALGFMYIRYTQPPPDLLDWFDAFLDDEEELDVKAGGGCVMNVGEMLRSFLTKLEWFSTLFPRIPVPVQKMIDQQMKNRPRKNLKKDDKEEAEEQEKHAERRRSRSPKRSDSPRRSPKRSRSHSRHRDGHGSTSFDRELERERDRQRKEREGKDKDRDRVDKERHRSRSPERAVERRRSRSKEKHRSLSKSRDKKNDRKEREKENEKSKKKERGYDKERGSERDREKERKPKDEKEEKRHRDDRKVKRHSRSQSRERKRRSHSKNDGSKRSRSKSKERSNKHKSEKSNKRSRSGSKERSNKYKTEKSNKRSRSGSKGRTDGDEKSKKRNRSHSKERSHKRSKSTERPHRKEHSDGKDHSSKHERRRSQSTERAERL encoded by the exons ATGGCCAACAACACGGTGGTGGCCGGGAATCAACAGCAACAAACCGTGAGCAAACCGGCAGCTTCGGGGAAACACGGCAACGTCCTGCCGCTTTGGGGCAACGAAAAGACAATGAACCTGAACCCCATGATTCTGACAAACGTTCTCTCTTCGCCCTATTTCAAAGTGCAGCTGTACGAGCTGAAAACCTACCACGAGGTCGTGGATGAAATTTATTTCAAG GTGACGCACGTTGAACCCTGGGAAAAAGGAAGCAGAAAAACCGCAGGCCAGACTGGCATGTGCGGAGGG gtaCGAGGGGTCGGAACTGGAGGCATCGTTTCCACAGCTTTTTGCCTACTGTACAAATTGTTTACACTTAAATTAACTCGTAAACAAGTAATGGGTCTTATTACACACACAGATTCTCCATACATTCGGGCCCTTGGCTTTATGTATATCAG GTACACACAGCCTCCTCCGGACCTCCTGGACTGGTTTGATGCTTTCCTTGATGATGAGGAG GAGCTTGATGTAAAGGCTGGTGGAGGCTGTGTTATGAATGTTGGAGAAATGCTACGCTCTTTCCTCACAAAACTTGAGTGGTTTTCAACACTCTTTCCAAGAATTCCAGTACCAGTTCAGAAGATGATTGACcagcaaatgaaaaacagaccAAGAAAAAATTTGAAAAAGGATGATAAAGAGGAAGCAGAAGAGCAGGAAAAACATGCAGAACGCAGACGATCAAG aTCTCCAAAAAGATCTGATAGTCCTCGAAGATCTCCAAAACGATCCAGAAGTCATAGTCGTCATAGAGATGGACATGGATCAACCAGCTTTGATCGGGAACTGGAGAGAGAAAGGGACCGGCAGAGAAAAGAACGTGAGGGAAAAGACAAAGATAGAGACAGGGTGGACAAGGAACGCCACCGCTCTCGAAGCCCAGAGCGAGCAGTGGAACGCAGACGCAGCCGGAGTAAGGAGAAGCACAGAAGCCTTAGCAAGAGCCGGGACAAAAAGAATGACCGGAAAGAAAGGGAAAAGGAGAATGAGAAGAGCAAGAAGAAAGAGCGGGGTTATGATAAAGAACGTGGAAGtgagagggacagagagaaagaaagaaaacctaaAGATGAAAAGGAAGAAAAGAGGCATAGAGATGACCGTAAAGTTAAAAGGCATAGTAGAAGCCAAAGTAGAGAGCGAAAACGCAGAAGCCACAGTAAAAATGATGGCAGCAAGCGAAGCAGGAGTAAAAGCAAAGAGAGGTCTAATAAACACAAATCTGAAAAGTCAAACAAGCGCAGCAGGAGTGGAAGCAAAGAGAGgtctaataaatacaaaactgaaaaatcaaacAAACGCAGCAGGAGTGGAAGCAAGGGAAGAACAGACGGTGATGAAAAGTCAAAGAAAAGAAACCGCAGTCATAGCAAAGAGAGATCGCACAAGCGCAGCAAAAGCACAGAGCGACCTCATAGGAAGGAGCACAGTGACGGCAAGGACCATTCAAGCAAACATGAACGTAGGAGAAGCCAAAGCACAGAGCGAGCGGAACGGCTTTGA